The Juglans regia cultivar Chandler chromosome 2, Walnut 2.0, whole genome shotgun sequence genome includes a window with the following:
- the LOC109005586 gene encoding uncharacterized protein LOC109005586 produces MGSLVLEGKLLEMFEVGPCGDAYQMGMLIGQRFSSQIRGRLARDLVLRDQLLPFAQTQQAQPLLKALTDNNRKKFPQYWDELLGTAEGSGVPVLDLILINFRKEIVSFLPKTSIMSNIVDAVDDCSDVLIVSDSLAMAAHNEDANVALVGHTYLIKGTLANGPSFVAYTYAGELPSCAFGFNSHGLAFTLNSVPPTEEEIIAGGIGLNFVSRDLLEASDIDDALTRIRSSDVSVGHSYNLIDLKTRKILNVETTSRNRISIREIGATPFFHANMYLHLPVQQVQDENSISRQNRAALLPKGSRKEFLSILGDTDDAKYPIYMTGPTLYTLCTAVFDLDEQTLSIIEGNPKEEEASHVFIMSAKEFKMPQ; encoded by the exons ATGGGGAGCTTGGTTTTGGAAGGGAAATTGCTGGAGATGTTTGAAGTTGGGCCCTGTGGAGATGCTTACCAGATGGGAATGTTGATAGGCCAGAGGTTTTCTAGTCAAATACGGGGTAGATTGGCCAGAGACCTCGTTCTACGGGACCAACTTCTACCTTTTGCCCAAACCCAACAAGCACAACCACTTCTCAAAGCACTCACAGACAATAATCGAAAGAAGTTTCCACAATACTGGGATGAGCTCCTTGGGACAGCTGAGGGAAGCGGAGTGCCTGTTCTGGAT CTAATACTAATCAACTTCAGGAAAGAGATTGTTTCCTTTCTTCCAAAGACTTCAATAATGTCCAATATTGTTGATGCAGTAGATGATTGCTCTGATGTTCTTATCGTTAGTGATTCATTGGCGATGGCAGCACACAACGAGGACGCAAATGTTGCTCTAGTTGGCCACAC CTATTTGATAAAAGGCACGCTTGCAAATGGACCGTCTTTCGTTGCTTACACATATGCAGGAGAGCTCCCAAGCTGTGCCTTTGGATTCAACAGTCATGGATTG GCATTTACATTAAATTCAGTACCCCCAACTGAAGAGGAGATTATAGCCGGTGGCATTGGATTGAACTTCGTTTCCCGCGATCTCCTTGAAGCGTCAGACATTGATGATGCATTAACT AGAATTCGCTCTTCAGATGTTTCTGTGGGACATAGTTATAATCTGATTGACTTAAAAACTCGTAAGATTCTAAACGTTGAGACCACATCAAGGAATCGGATTTCCATCAGAGAGATTGGAGCAACACCATTTTTCCATGCTAATATGTATCTCCATCTTCCTGTTCAgcag GTACAAGATGAGAATTCCATAAGCAGGCAAAACAGAGCGGCTCTGCTACCAAAAGGATCAAGAAAAGAATTTCTGTCAATTCTTGGAGATACGGACGATGCAAAGTACCCCATCTACATGACAG GTCCAACACTTTATACACTATGTACGGCTGTATTCGATCTGGATGAACAAACACTATCAATTATTGAGGGGAATCCAAAGGAAGAGGAAGCTTCTCATGTATTCATTATGTCAGCAAAAGAGTTCAAGATGCCTCAATAA
- the LOC109005585 gene encoding uncharacterized protein At5g41620-like: protein MERGEKSGEGGAEKEENLGEKLRRGVVLIGKRGGPCTPVRSWRLWAPPAHDTIIKSYPPSARKLAAALWEFQYLYFPTSKMHRGVSNGGPLPDSRLRRHQHRHYNKPSKDKGLDLSHFLADNTPSSPDQPGSASSLRRHIAASLMQHHRAIGRNNHTLQPLSPASYGSSMEVAPYNPAVTPSSSLDFKGREGESQYNLKTSTELLKVLNRIWSLEEQHVSNMSFIKALKMELDQSRLKIKELMRDRQAGRHEMDDLMKQIAEDKLVRKSKEQERIHAAVQSVRDELEDERKLRKRSESLHRKLARELSEVKSSISTALKELEREKKSRTLLEHLCDEFAWEIKGYEQEVHALKQKSDKDWAGRADRDRLILHLSESWLDERMQMQLEAQHGFTEKKTIVDKLCVEIETFLQAKRLDNSKSMENPLPRDRRKSLESVPLNEALSAPQDLGDEEDSLGSDSHCFELNKPSKNDLKTHEDEALGGHIDEAVKSNEMKKKHLSHERLQSRTPSSLQVKFEEQMAWAMSCNGNKKSLEVDSEQGRTTEGKPIDVSISQKSELCEAAEDNSYQNRNKPDESHETNPNFMVDNLIRSQLSLLDGGNLNIDSTYGEASCSNSGWRNQVSPVRQWMEKLASPDLDAPQPSSKLPPGLKENTLKAKLLEARSKGPRARLKTFKLFS, encoded by the exons atggaaaggGGTGAGAAAAGTGGGGAAGGGGGAGcggaaaaggaagaaaatttggGAGAAAAGTTGAGAAGAGGGGTAGTATTGATAGGGAAAAGAGGGGGCCCATGTACTCCAGTGCGCTCTTGGAGACTTTGGGCTCCTCCTGCCCATGACACCATCATTAAGAGCTACCCTCCCTCTGCTAGAAAGCTTGCCGCGGCTCTCTGGGAGTTCCAATACCTTTATTTTCCAACATCTAAAATGCACCGGGGCGTCAGTAATGGTGGTCCTCTTCCTGACTCCAGGCTGCGCCGCCACCAACACCGCCACTATAATAAGCCGAGCAAGGACAAAGGTCTTGACCTTTCCCACTTTTTGGCTGACAATACTCCTAGTTCTCCTGACCag CCAGGGAGTGCAAGCAGTTTGAGGCGGCATATTGCTGCATCACTGATGCAACATCATCGAGCCATTGGAAGGAACAATCATACCTTGCAGCCTTTATCTCCCGCGAGTTATGGTAGTTCCATGGAG GTGGCACCTTACAACCCTGCAGTCACTCCTAGCAGTTCATTGGATTTTAAGGGAAGGGAAGGTGAATCACAGTATAATCTTAAAACATCTACTGAACTGCTCAAAGTGTTAAATCGGATCTGGAGCTTGGAAGAACAGCATGTGTCTAATATGTCATTTATAAAAGCATTGAAAATGGAGCTGGACCAATCCCGTCTCAAAATCAAAGAGTTGATGCGAGATAGGCAAGCTGGTCGACATGAGATGGATGATTTGATGAAGCAAATTGCAGAAGATAAACTAGTTAGGAAGAGTAAGGAACAGGAAAGGATCCATGCTGCAGTTCAGTCCGTAAGAGATGAGCTAGAAGATGAGAGGAAGTTAAGGAAAAGATCAGAGAGTCTTCATAGAAAGTTGGCTCGGGAGCTTTCTGAGGTGAAATCTTCTATTTCTACCGCTCTCAAAGAgctggaaagagagaaaaaatctaGGACATTATTGGAACACCTCTGCGACGAGTTTGCTTGGGAAATTAAAGGCTATGAACAAGAGGTGCATGCTTTAAAACAGAAATCAGACAAGGATTGGGCTGGAAGGGCTGACCGTGATCGTCTGATTCTCCATCTATCTGAATCATGGCTTGATGAACGAATGCAGATGCAACTAGAAGCTCAACATGGCTttacagaaaagaaaacaatagtGGACAAGTTATGCGTTGAAATAGAAACCTTTCTTCAAGCTAAACGCCTGGATAACTCTAAGAGTATGGAAAATCCACTTCCAAGGGATCGTCGCAAGTCACTTGAATCTGTCCCTTTGAATGAGGCTCTGAGCGCACCTCAGGACCTGGGTGATGAAGAAGATTCTTTAGGCAGTGATTCCCATTGTTTTGAGCTGAACAAGCCAAGCAAAAATGACTTAAAAACGCATGAGGATGAAGCTTTAGGTGGTCATATTGATGAAGCAGTGAAatcaaatgaaatgaagaaaaaacacCTCTCTCATGAACGGTTACAAAGCCGCACTCCATCCAGCTTGCAAGTTAAGTTTGAAGAACAGATGGCTTGGGCTATGTCATGTAATGGAAATAAGAAGTCCCTGGAAGTGGATTCAGAACAAGGTAGAACTACAGAAGGGAAGCCAATTGATGTAAGCATATCGCAAAAGTCTGAACTTTGCGAAGCCGCTGAAGACAACAGTTaccaaaatagaaataaacCCGATGAAAGTCATGAGACAAATCCAAATTTCATGGTTGATAACCTAATAAGAAGTCAACTCTCATTGTTGGATGGTGGGAACTTAAATATTGACAGTACTTATGGGGAGGCTTCTTGCAGTAACTCTGGATGGAGGAATCAGGTAAGTCCAGTACGACAATGGATGGAAAAACTTGCATCTCCTGATCTTGATGCCCCCCAGCCTTCTTCAAAATTGCCGCCGGGCTTAAAGGAGAATACTTTGAaagcaaagcttcttgaagcaAGGTCAAAGGGTCCACGCGCACGTTTAAAAACCTTCAAACTCTTCTCGTAG